In Lolium rigidum isolate FL_2022 chromosome 7, APGP_CSIRO_Lrig_0.1, whole genome shotgun sequence, the DNA window gaaaaggaggacaatcggctattccaagccgtaccccaatgagtacgagttgatccctctaccacccaaatatcggctccctgatttctccaagtttaatggatcggatggttccaggctccatcgagcatgtgagccgatatttggcacagctgggcacgatctcagcatcggatgagctgcgtgtgaggttctttgcacggtccctcacgagatcggcttttgggtggtacacatcgctgccatcggactcaatccggacttggaagcagctggaagagcagttccacatgcggtatcactcggaggcttccgaggctggcattgccgatctagcgcaagtacgacgtaagcgcggagaaacagtttcagaatacatccagcgcttcaggaccgttaggaaccgatgctattcggctcgtgtgactgaaaaagaagcagtcgagttggcggtggtgggtctcgcatcaccgatcaaggacgtggcctcccaagcagactacccttcactggcgcacatggtgcagaagctatcagcatatgaacaacgccacccagatgtataccaggataaattcaaacgtgcggtggtcctggttgaggcagatgaagatgaaggttctgcgggagatcaagaggtagcagtggctgaatggactcggggggcaagccccgtgtccggtaagtgggttaagccacagggtcctccaagagggtttgacttcgatgtcaccaaggctgagcaaattgtcgacctcttactcaaggagaagcagctaaaggtacccgaaggccacaagatccctacggctcaggagctgaacggaaagccatactgcaagtggcataacacgttcacccatgccaccaacgattgcagggtgtggcgtcagcaggtccaaatggcgatagaacaagggcggctaattttcagccagtacgccatgaaggtcgacacacaccccttccccgccgttaacatggtggattgcacctaccctggagggtgccagccaggattctcgttcaacatcaacatggtaggacctgggcaccactgcggtaaggacggagacgagggcaggctgctctcatagcaaggccacgagaggaagccgttccacgcgatcggctccgtcatgatggcaagcgctatatcacgagaggagaagtgaggaacgtgagatatcagcgacctctttctgatcacctcctcaacaaatatgtgagtcaatacgaccaacgccgacgatgcaacgacgatgatgaaagagatcgtctggctagggacgctaggagacaccgtcggcatgatcgcgacgaggagatatatgagcgccacgccaaggaaaagtcgagagagcaggacgacgtggataggcactgggactgccccttcttcagacactgctgggattcaggaatgagccgattgcctacaatcggcaatcgcccgtaatgtagacaaaagaagaaggatgcagctaatgtgtccgtgttcaaacgtctagggcctctcccgcctcggaacaagcacgctgagtccgctcgggtagaagatctcgaggaactagaggacgatgatgaagaagaggataggtatcatcggccaaggtggtgccctgatggactcagccgttcccaaaagcatagggttcagcgactacgtggtttggaggaagccgaaaggttatacctgcacacgttgaggaaggcgcggcctgatctcggccgctaaaattcagcgaaccccggacgaagaaggtcggccacaaaggaaagagtggcgcccagacaaaagaaagccgatgatgagacatcggctggcacaaacatggtgttcatccttccaacggagtttagtgctccaggattagacgaagcacctgtggcacaacttgactgcggcccacggccggttatctttgagaagccacgagaaagaagctacagacatctgaaggccctgtacttacgaggctatatcaatgggcagcctgtcaacaagatgctggtggacaccggagcggcagtcaacattatgccatactccatgctacgttggTTGGGACGTTCTAGCTCggatttgatcaagaccaacgtaacactgagcgatttcaacggccaagcatctgacgcacaaggtgttctgaacgtggatctgaccgtgggaaggaaaaccatccctacgacgttctttattgtcgacagcaagagcacctatgctgtcctactagggagagattggatccacgccaactgttgcattccatccacgatgcaccaatgcctaatacagtgggatggagatgaagtagaagtcgtccacgcagatgattcagccgagatttcaacggctggcatgaacgtttgggagacatcaggccaagagccactctcgggcatcaatttggacgactgcgagcgcatcgacgtgacgaaggacggggttaggctggttttatccaccggtctgaccgtgtaacaagagcaacatctatggacaaacgtggcaatgccgatccatgtgatcggccccaaggatctatggaggaacattgcaaaaccttcattgagcgattcaatcaacgtggaggccgattccagcaatcggccaaaaattatcttcaccatgcattctgcctaggttcaacgtcgatctaatgggcaatgggtttacgtcggctgatgagctggaagaagtcaacattggtcttaACGGTGCCGACgtccaaatacagtgccttggctagctatagagccgatatccgcagttacctggcagattcggctcggggggcacctaatcagatgaacatgtgcgatacatgtgcagtaaaatattgggggccgatagaaaaatcggccagtaaaaaaaaattctcatgatatacagccgatgcacggacatcgactttagagctaaggaacaaagccgatgcacggccatcgactctagtacaactacacaggatctacccgctgcgtgttcaagacgcggatggccttctgcttcctggagggagtggacagtgagagcttcctcagcggcaATGAACCGATTtggtgccagaaccttctcttcgcggacttccaaccctttgtcggttaagccgttgatgtttcgccttcaatatcggctttcaacggaagaaaaggtgatcgatggtggcaagtttggctgatTCTGCGTGTTGGTTTGCTCAGATTCGCTCAAGTTCGGGTCTATTTGTCTGAACTGTatgtcctcaccgctgttctcgccttgactgaggctcggggggcagctgatttggtaggcactctgtttttggaagccgattggagtgtcatcggctgaccctgcatcataaacctCTTCGGAAGTGGTGGGTTGCTGCAGAAGGAGATCACCAGAGTTGCTGGGAGGAGACCATAGCATGGGCATTGGGTGATATTGCCCTTGGGTCCGCTGCAGTTGCAAACCTGcacgattgacatctgaggttcatatggtcgtgggttggatctgttcaagcggggatttggggatctgagttttgctctttcggacaAGTCGCAGATTACCATTTGGATAGATAATAGAGTTGGCTTTGCTTGCATTGCGTGGCAAAGTCCGATGCACTGCCGTCGGCTCTTGATTTGCTAACTTATCttagcaatcggcaaaattggtaaaaggacaaaatcagctgagaaatttcttcttcattaataagggggtttttacaatgaagagccgattgctcaagaaaggaagaacaaaagaagagccgactgctcaggagctactagtcctacattactaatcctcgctggcctcgtcgtcggcatcgtagctgccgtcggcgctgcttccggagagttcctcgtcgctgctgccccagccctcggccggggcctcttcttcctcgtcatcatcatcgtcctcgctgtccgcccaagcgcggaagcgcttcgccggcggatacccagcggaggaggaggaatcatcctcctcctcctcttcttcttcttcctctacttcttcttcttcctcctcctcatcggaggaggtggggttcacCCAGGAGtgaaggtcgtcttcgctctcgctcttcagctccccttcgatgaggaactcgaggtcgtcctccccatcggtcagaggtaggtcgccatctgacccgacgagtgcttcgggtggaccatctggcacgtggtcaaagaTCCACTCCTGcttgctcgaggaggaagattggaaagagaggcctgaggaggtggaggaagaggaagacattgctacagggaaagagggttttttaggtgccgatggccggaacagagtaagaggatgaagtggcgaaccgttcggcacggttaaataaaaggaggtatagtggagatttaatgccattgcggtttccgagggagtgatgttaaagctatcaaatcttgcaaagaagttgaggaggcaaggcatcatgatgaaggatactgcggcggttctgctctgccacgacatgacccgacgaagaaaaagcagagtgattttggaattgtcatttccaaaaccaggggggcatgtgttatcaccagaatttgactggatcagaggtgggccgcgattggagatgggcttgaagaatatacatagaagaaatacatgaatcggccttgtatacaaagtttgggctagtttgcccgtgtatctgtaacatagtaggatacgtgtcggttagatagagtttgggcttgtgcccggttgggattattcccacgttagaaagtctacggactataaatatgtatctagggtttatgaaataaacaacaatcacgttcaccacaaaccaatctaggcgcatcgccaactcccttgtctcgagggtttcttccgggtaagcatcatgctgcctagatcgcatcttgcgatctaggtagtacacgtttattcgttgttcatgcgttgctcgtgctgaagcctttttgatggcgagcaacgtagttatcatagatgtgttagggttagcattgttcatcgtatcatatgctgtcgtcgtgcaacccttagacgtctagccgtccttacacctatcttaggtgtaagggcggaaccccgcttgatcattatttagtagatccgatccattatgattgctccttgttcttcaaggattagtttaacatctgcatagttaggccttacaaacgggttgaaggatccagtggcgcgtaggatgtagtttgctagccctagacaggatgttccggggatcaacttcgtgttggtttttaggccttgtctacggtcggtttacgatcaccgtgcgtggccgccaggctcaatcacgagtaggatgttccgattatgcggtgaaaaccctaaattgtagtaggtcgttttagctttattttgatcaagcaggaccaccatctgatcgtacacctcgtacggatcatgggtggatcggctccttgagccgattcacaggacaacctgagagccgatcgaggctcgtatttaatgtttacgtgtatgccatgcaggaaactaagcgaggcacatccaacaccttcctgaccaggtataggtcaggtggcacgcccttgcaccagcatcggacgtgcgtgccgagtctttgcgggccgtcgctcggagggaccagggccagccgcagtcctgggagcctcccggctctacagtgttgcccgtcgcttctcgccggtgggtttctgaccgcaacagctccATGACGTCCTCACTTCCACGAGCCAGTCCGCACCGTGAGCACCACTTGCCGCCTAACCGGTGTTGCCTGTCCATTCGAGGTTCCCGCCTCAGTTTCCATAGCCCTCCTCGTGGAAGCGGCGAAATCTCCATGGTCACCGTCCTTGGCGAGCCCATGGGCATTACCGACGACGTTCCCTGGTGGTGGCCAGGTCAGGGAGGCAAAGGGAGGAGGCATGCGGTGGGCGAGGGTTTGGTTGCCCCTTGGAGCGAAGCGAAACCGGGGCCTATGTCATGCCTTCTTGTTTGCTGAGTTGACAATCTATAGCAATTGAAATCCAGGGTTTTGTAGTATGGTAATTTCTGAGAAATGTTCTTCTTGCATGCACAGGATATACCGTGCTTGGCCTACCGTCTCTCTAATTccctttttctgattttttgtgaGAAAGAATATCTCTTTTGCCACACTATTAAATCTAATACTAAAACTTAGAACTTTTGTATCTTTTAAACCATACTTAAATTTGTGAACTGTTTGAATATTTGAGTTTCTAGTGAAAGGTGCTTTAAAATAAAAGTAATATAGAATATATATTTttgacaatttgtgaaaatctgAAGTGCCAATCTCAAAGAGGTAAGGTTGGATGCGTGGGACATCCCTGAGCTACCGCCTACCGTGCAAACTGCAGAACTACAGTGTGTAGGTATGTAGCTATACCCATGTTGCTGTAGCGTACCAACCATGCACCAGCTTGATCACTGTTTCCGTTTTGGTGAAGCAACGAGTTACCCTTTATGGACATTCTTTGCTCTAATTAATGAAGCTTTCGTGCATATTTTGTTATGTAGGAGCTACCCACAACAACCGGATCAGCTCTAAAAGAAGACAGTGGGGTACACGAGAGATTTGCACACGCCTACATTAGTTCCATGCACCTCTATATATGGCATGCACAAGTCGATCGAGCTCTCAACACCACAACAGCACGAGCTGCCCACTTTTAGCAGTCCTCTACAGGGCTACAGGCTACGGCCAACTTAAATTGTAAGCTTTGAGCACAGCAATAGTTgcctcacaacaatgcaaggcctCGCGGCATCATCTTCCAAGCTGTCTCTGACCATCGTGGTCGTGGTGTTCCTGCTGGGCTTGGCGGGCGCCGCGGACGGCCGCAGGCGGCTCGTCTCCAGCAGCCCCGACGAGCCATGCAAGAAGATGACGCTCTACTTCCACGACATCCTCTACGATGGCGGCAACAACACGGCCAATGCGACGTCAGCGGCGGCGACGAACCCGACGGCGCTGAGCAACAGCACCTACCTTGGCATGCTGGTGGTGTTCGACGATCCCGTGACGGAAAGGAACGCGCTACCCGTTGGGAAGGAGGtgccggcggcgcgcgcgcagGGGTTCTACTTCTACGACAAGAAAGAGTCGTTCAACGCGTGGTTCGCCTTCTCCCTCGTGTTCAACTCCACGGAGCACAAGGGGACGATCAACCTCATGGGCGCCGACCTCATGGGCGAGAAAACGCGGGACATCTCCGTCGTCGGCGGCACCGGTGACTTCTTCATGGCGCGTGGCATAGCCACGCTTCGCACCGACGCCTTGGAGGGCTTGTACTACTTCCGGCTGCAGATGGATATCAAGCTCTACGAGTGCTATGTGTAAGAAAGGTACTGTAGTAGAATATGCAGGCACGCGCATGCATGTGCGAACTCGTGTGTCAATAAGGAGAGTGATATGTTGCTGGTGTGTTTTTTTTTCAATGTTGAGCGTGGTGTGGACAGTCATGTGACTATGAATTGTGTACCATTGATGTATAAGAGTTTGACCTGTACGGTGTGTTCATTCTGTttataaactagatgataccccgcgcgttgctgcgggaccATGTTGGAATTGTTTTTTGAGAATAGAGCACATAAGAATCTGAGAAAAACATAACTTATAAATGTATATTGCACAAAATAAAATAAGGTTGATGTATTGAGATAATCCACGAATGCGAAACTACAAAATAGTCATCATATATTAAAGTTTCTCGTTATGTATCGATCACCCCATATGATAATTTAGTGACGCACAAAAGTTATCAACATACTATTAGATGCCACTCTCGTGATCTCAATGGTATATAGGTCGATAAAATCTGCTTCCCACTCGCCTTGTCATAGGCTGGTAGGAAACACTTGTTAAATATAATAGGGATTCTATCAAATTCGTATATGAATATGAATTGGCAACATAAATCAGAGATGTGATAATATTGCATAGTTGTAACCAAATGCATAATACCTATAATGGTGTTTGAGTTTATATATAAATAATATAAAGCTCGAAGGTAGTTGTGTAGGTACCATACTAAATTGGATTCATTCCTAGCTTTCATTAAACCAATAGGTAGAGAAAAATTAAAGAAATGCAATTAGGGAAACCATAAATAATATATAACTGTAAAGGGTAATTAAAATATATAATATATAATTCAGGTGAGATCGACAATTCCAGTGTGTAATTTTCTCTTCTCATTGCATGACCTGGTGCTCTTAAAGAAATGCAATCAGGGAAAACATAAATAATATATACAATTGTAAAGGATAATTAAAACATGTAATATATAATTCAGGTCAGATCGGCAGATGCAGTCTATAATTTTCTCTTCTCATTGCATGGCCTGCTGCTTTTTATATATAGGAGTATGTAAAATCATCTGCAAAGCAAATACAAAGATGGTGGAGTTAGTTTGACAACAACTTACAACTAACGAAAGAAAAAACTGCAGAAATTATGCAGGGCTGTTATGGATGTGTAGGAAAAAATCTTGCAGAACAATTACGTACCTTCATGGATGAATCACAACGATTGAGGTAAGTAAATGCATGCAGAGTCATCTATTTTCTCTTGGACACAGTATCAACCATCTTCATTCTCCTGTAACATTTAATAAAACAGGAAAAGCATCAGGGCTTTGAGAACCACATTCACATGTCCCTACACGAAAGAACTATAGATCCTGCTTTGAACCTCTCGATCACGTTCTTCCCCATGACCATAGTCCTGATGCAATCACCATGCAATCACCAGTTGAGAAGCCGGGAGCTGACAAAGCGGACCAACTGGTCAAGGCCAGGATAATAACCATCAGGAGCTCTAGAAGCAAACCAATGGAAAAAAGTGGGAACAGGTGAGGCATCTGGTAGGCATTGTTGCAACCCACGAACATAGCAATGCGCATCAGTTGTTTTGAAATAAGACTGTTTTGATACAATAAGGAATCAGTAGATCATCACATCTGACCTTGCACCATGGAAAACTTCGGTGACAGAGCGCATACACAACCTGGAGGCACCGCAGCATCTGACGCTTCGCTGATGCTTGAGAATTGGTTTCGATCCTTTTTTCCTAGAGCCATGGGGCTGCGGAAGGGCTTCGAATTACTCGGCTCCAACATGTTGCTTAT includes these proteins:
- the LOC124670472 gene encoding dirigent protein 6-like produces the protein MQGLAASSSKLSLTIVVVVFLLGLAGAADGRRRLVSSSPDEPCKKMTLYFHDILYDGGNNTANATSAAATNPTALSNSTYLGMLVVFDDPVTERNALPVGKEVPAARAQGFYFYDEKTRDISVVGGTGDFFMARGIATLRTDALEGLYYFRLQMDIKLYECYV